The nucleotide window ACCGacttcaaaatcaaaaatgattTTCGCTTTATATTTTCGTATGAGGTTTGTAAATGTAAGAGCAGGATCAACTATATTAGCTCGATATATGACGGAAAAGCAAGTGCCAAAGAGAAACGCCAGCTGTGctcatattgaaagaaaatagaCATATGTTTTGCTAAAAACGTCTAAATTGGTGGCTCATCAGAAAAATCtcaattacaaaatttgttaaataatagaaaaatgcaaaaaaaggttttattatttattttacatttacctTACTTTacatcataaattaaaaatatgcaaaatttgtaataaaaacttaattcaaaattagttaaaatggaacaatataccttattatattaatttcatatatgtcTCAAAGGCTACTCAGTGGGAACTTATTGCCAATcagctgtttttgttttgattgcgACAAGTATAACGATGGATTCacttaaataacaacaaatgctttggtaataaacttttaaaaaactcatttgaaaaatattaaattaaagcaTATTATCcacagaaattaaaatatacttccCGTTTTAAACGCTGATACCTGTAAGTAAGATATGGCAATATTTGTGGTAAAAATAACAGCTTAGTTTCACAGGTTTTTTAACGTAATTCATTTGTTAAAATGTTGCTGAGAGGTAGACAAATTACACTACTATCTAGCCTATGTTGGCGCACCGCTGCCTCGCAATTTAGAGGAATGCATATTAAACGTGCGGAACTATACAAGGTAACTGGAGATTTTACTTATTCACTTTTCATGCATATGAGTATATAGCTTTTTTTTGTACACAGAAATGCTTTCGTATTCTGGGCGTTAATGAAGCAGCCGATCAGAACACTGTTCGTAATGCTTATATAGATCTGGTAAAGCGTGTACATCCCGACTCTGGCCTACCAGAAGCAAGTGCTGAACGTTTTCAAGAAGTAGATGAAGCATTCAAAATATTACAagaaaaatttgccaaaaatagaCGCAATATACTTGAAGATGAGGAAGAGGAAGTATTTGATATAAAACATACAGCACCACAACATCGGCAATATCTAAGTTATGACGGCATTGGCGTTGGTAATCCTTTTCAGAGGCAAAAACAATACCAGCAGGTTAAAGCAATGAAAGCGCAGGAACGTGTGCTCAGCCATCGTATTGAAAAATCACAAGCCGGTGAACGCACAATTATGAAAAAAGGCACATTTTATAAGAATCATGCCATCAAAACAAAGTACGGTTTTGATCGTATATGTGAAGATCTCATACAAGAGGCTATGG belongs to Bactrocera dorsalis isolate Fly_Bdor chromosome 1, ASM2337382v1, whole genome shotgun sequence and includes:
- the LOC105225318 gene encoding dnaJ homolog subfamily C member 28, with the translated sequence MLLRGRQITLLSSLCWRTAASQFRGMHIKRAELYKKCFRILGVNEAADQNTVRNAYIDLVKRVHPDSGLPEASAERFQEVDEAFKILQEKFAKNRRNILEDEEEEVFDIKHTAPQHRQYLSYDGIGVGNPFQRQKQYQQVKAMKAQERVLSHRIEKSQAGERTIMKKGTFYKNHAIKTKYGFDRICEDLIQEAMAKGDFDNLKCAGKPLSSAQTQNPYLDFTTHKLNKILLDNGFTPEWITLQRDIREAVEKLKQELRAERAYFGDYPFDEEENRAWQAVLQRYSDDIKDINKNIDKYNLIVPILQNQLFRLNIAKLSEQVISDPEALKHFKRQKEPPSETASTENAAKNDIFSFFGSLF